In 'Nostoc azollae' 0708, the following are encoded in one genomic region:
- a CDS encoding FHA domain-containing protein — protein sequence MIVCPNCNHPNPDGAVQCEACYTPLPATTNCPSCGATVQADAAFCGQCGYNLHSNAVAVEAIVVGSTMTPDIPVEVPPLVTPDPMLELLQADALGLGAPTSSSLPPTVVAVAPQPIPTPAPVPPPEAVALPVPVPPPEAVALPVPVPPPEAVALPVPVPPPETVAPPETVAPPEAPVVTASRTQLQQVVAGLFHVQSNQEIELPQNLSVIHIGKPNDRIPPDIDVAGFPNSEIVSRIHSDIRVEGDAHYIEDVGSSNGTYINNLPLLPGNRHRLRPGDRISLGKGDLVTFLFQLS from the coding sequence ATGATCGTCTGCCCGAATTGCAATCATCCCAATCCAGACGGCGCTGTTCAGTGTGAAGCTTGCTACACACCGTTACCAGCTACTACTAACTGTCCCAGTTGTGGGGCAACGGTACAAGCAGATGCTGCTTTTTGTGGTCAGTGTGGTTATAACCTACACTCTAACGCTGTTGCAGTAGAAGCAATAGTAGTAGGATCAACGATGACGCCCGATATTCCTGTGGAAGTGCCACCGTTGGTTACTCCTGATCCAATGTTAGAACTTTTACAAGCAGATGCTCTGGGACTAGGCGCTCCTACTAGTTCTAGTCTACCCCCAACAGTAGTAGCAGTAGCCCCACAACCTATCCCAACACCAGCACCGGTTCCACCTCCAGAAGCCGTTGCACTACCTGTACCAGTTCCACCTCCAGAAGCCGTTGCACTACCTGTACCAGTTCCACCTCCAGAAGCCGTTGCACTACCTGTACCAGTTCCACCTCCAGAAACAGTTGCACCTCCAGAAACAGTTGCACCTCCAGAAGCACCTGTGGTAACTGCGTCTAGAACCCAACTACAGCAAGTAGTGGCGGGGCTATTCCATGTTCAGAGTAATCAAGAAATTGAATTACCGCAAAATCTCTCTGTGATTCATATCGGTAAACCTAATGACCGCATTCCCCCAGATATAGATGTGGCTGGATTTCCCAATTCAGAAATTGTTTCCCGGATTCATTCAGATATCCGTGTTGAGGGAGATGCTCACTATATAGAAGATGTGGGTAGTTCTAACGGCACCTATATTAATAATTTGCCGCTATTACCAGGGAACAGACACCGCTTACGTCCAGGTGATCGCATTAGTCTGGGTAAGGGAGATTTGGTAACTTTCTTATTTCAACTCTCTTAG
- a CDS encoding MlaE family ABC transporter permease — protein sequence MAVKLQPTKNLEQLWIVRCLSTVLLFGQISLHILQGKTYYGKVLEHTVTAGPASLPPVLLVSGFAGMIFTIQTARELVRFGAVENVGGAFALAFCRELAPILTASIIAGQVGSAFAAEIGAMRVTEQIDALYMLKTDPIDYLVLPRVIACCLMMPLMMILAVIMGITGGAFAASYFYQVQPETFLESVRDFLTPSDVFIILLKGLIFGLIVAVNGCSWGLTTKGGAKEVGESATTAVVTTWVAIFIMDFILALILFEKPIL from the coding sequence ATGGCGGTAAAATTGCAACCAACTAAAAATTTAGAGCAATTGTGGATTGTCCGCTGTTTGTCCACAGTGCTGCTGTTTGGTCAAATCTCGCTACATATACTTCAAGGAAAAACCTATTATGGTAAGGTGTTGGAACATACAGTTACAGCTGGTCCGGCTTCCCTGCCACCAGTTCTCCTCGTTAGTGGTTTTGCAGGAATGATTTTCACCATTCAAACAGCCAGAGAATTAGTGAGATTTGGTGCTGTGGAAAATGTAGGAGGTGCTTTTGCTTTGGCTTTTTGCCGAGAATTAGCACCAATCTTGACCGCTAGTATTATCGCCGGACAGGTAGGTTCAGCATTTGCCGCCGAAATAGGAGCAATGCGAGTGACTGAACAGATTGATGCTCTTTATATGCTCAAAACTGATCCCATTGATTATCTAGTCCTGCCAAGAGTCATTGCTTGCTGTTTGATGATGCCTTTGATGATGATTCTTGCTGTAATTATGGGCATCACAGGTGGAGCTTTTGCAGCATCATATTTTTATCAAGTTCAACCAGAAACATTTTTAGAATCAGTCCGAGATTTTTTAACACCTTCAGATGTTTTTATTATTTTGCTCAAAGGGTTAATTTTTGGACTGATAGTTGCAGTTAATGGTTGTAGTTGGGGACTGACTACCAAAGGAGGGGCTAAGGAAGTAGGAGAATCTGCTACAACGGCAGTTGTCACTACGTGGGTAGCCATTTTTATCATGGATTTTATACTGGCCTTAATACTATTTGAGAAGCCGATACTTTAA
- a CDS encoding GDP-mannose 4,6-dehydratase — protein sequence MTKTALITGITGQDGYYLSHLLLNQNYRVVGLVPPHRQPNLSKLGELADKVEIYTVDLRDSAGLFTAVEQLQPQEIYNLAAPSFVPDSWHDPLGTLELITGTATRLLDAIRQVGLSTRFYQASSSEMFGNVTVSPQDEETPFRPKNPYAAAKLHAHWTMVHHRQRYGLFACSGILYNHESPLRPPQFVTRKVSLAVASIKLGLAQTLEIGNLDAQRDWGFAGDYVNAMWQMLQVDQPEEYVIGTGKLHSVKELTSTAFDAVGLDWEKYVIVNTNLLRADEHFQLVANPDKAKKNLGWEPQVSFEQLLDNMVQRDLHQLESGKIEPFIEVHKK from the coding sequence ATGACAAAAACAGCGCTAATCACTGGCATTACAGGTCAAGATGGCTACTATCTCAGTCATTTACTTCTTAACCAAAATTACCGAGTCGTAGGCTTGGTGCCTCCTCACCGACAACCTAATTTGTCAAAATTGGGAGAGCTGGCAGATAAAGTAGAAATTTATACTGTTGATTTAAGAGATAGTGCGGGTTTATTCACTGCTGTTGAACAACTACAACCCCAGGAAATTTATAATTTAGCTGCTCCCAGTTTCGTTCCCGATTCCTGGCATGATCCTTTGGGAACACTCGAGCTCATCACGGGTACTGCTACCAGATTATTAGACGCAATCCGGCAAGTTGGTTTATCTACAAGGTTTTATCAAGCCAGCAGTTCAGAAATGTTTGGTAATGTAACTGTTTCTCCCCAGGATGAAGAAACTCCTTTCCGTCCTAAAAATCCCTACGCAGCCGCAAAATTACACGCTCACTGGACGATGGTACATCACCGACAGCGTTATGGTTTGTTTGCTTGTAGTGGTATTTTATATAACCATGAGTCTCCTTTACGTCCTCCTCAGTTTGTGACACGGAAAGTTTCTTTAGCAGTAGCATCAATTAAATTGGGTTTAGCCCAAACCCTGGAAATAGGTAACTTAGATGCTCAACGGGATTGGGGTTTTGCGGGAGATTACGTAAATGCAATGTGGCAAATGCTGCAGGTTGATCAACCAGAAGAATATGTAATTGGTACAGGTAAGCTCCACAGTGTTAAGGAATTAACTAGTACAGCCTTTGATGCTGTCGGACTTGATTGGGAAAAGTATGTAATTGTGAATACTAATTTATTACGAGCAGATGAACATTTTCAACTTGTAGCTAACCCTGATAAAGCTAAAAAGAACCTGGGGTGGGAACCGCAAGTTAGTTTTGAACAACTTTTAGACAATATGGTACAAAGAGATTTACACCAGTTAGAAAGTGGTAAAATTGAGCCTTTTATAGAAGTTCATAAGAAATAG
- a CDS encoding NUDIX hydrolase, with the protein MNNPIEEVAIAILYQNNKFLMQLRDNFPHIVHPVCWGLFGGHLEPGETPETPLMRDVIEEINYELPSFSKFGMYADENIIPHVFQAPLLVGLDQLVLNKGWDMVLLRPEDIFQSSYYSVIAEEVRPLGITHQ; encoded by the coding sequence ATGAACAATCCAATTGAGGAAGTAGCTATCGCCATTCTTTACCAAAATAACAAGTTCCTCATGCAACTGCGGGATAATTTTCCTCATATTGTCCATCCTGTTTGTTGGGGATTATTTGGTGGACATCTAGAACCAGGAGAAACCCCAGAAACACCACTTATGAGGGACGTTATTGAAGAAATCAATTATGAACTACCATCTTTTAGCAAATTTGGAATGTATGCCGATGAAAACATTATTCCTCATGTTTTTCAGGCTCCATTATTAGTAGGATTAGATCAATTAGTTTTAAATAAAGGGTGGGATATGGTATTACTAAGACCGGAAGATATTTTCCAAAGTAGTTATTATTCAGTAATAGCTGAAGAAGTAAGGCCTTTAGGAATTACCCATCAATAG
- a CDS encoding rubrerythrin family protein has protein sequence MDSSNFTTLQNLESAFGGESMANRKYLFFANVARQLGFSDLARLFKETADQETEHAFAHFELLHPELVVKDAASLTDQQRREIVSRCLSLAIEGETYEYTTMYPEFAAAAQKDRDNPAAEEFLKQAQESSDHANTFRAAAHRFGLLKFIENYHADRYTEALEVLNGGQAVSRVAGEDPQTQKWICRQCSMIYDPVVGDPDSGIAPDTPFAQIPDDWSCPICGATKKTFNPLETKVPA, from the coding sequence ATGGATTCGTCAAATTTTACTACACTCCAGAACTTAGAATCTGCTTTCGGTGGTGAATCGATGGCAAATCGCAAATATCTGTTCTTTGCAAATGTAGCACGTCAACTGGGTTTTTCAGACTTAGCAAGACTTTTTAAAGAAACAGCAGATCAAGAAACTGAACACGCTTTTGCACATTTCGAGTTATTACATCCAGAACTAGTTGTGAAAGATGCCGCTAGTTTAACTGATCAACAAAGACGGGAAATAGTATCTCGCTGTTTGTCTTTAGCAATTGAAGGTGAAACCTATGAATATACTACAATGTATCCTGAATTTGCTGCTGCTGCTCAAAAGGACAGAGACAATCCAGCAGCTGAAGAATTTCTTAAACAAGCCCAAGAATCTAGCGACCACGCTAACACATTCCGCGCCGCAGCACACCGTTTTGGGTTATTAAAATTCATCGAAAATTACCACGCAGATCGTTACACCGAAGCATTAGAAGTATTAAATGGAGGACAAGCTGTAAGCAGAGTAGCAGGTGAAGATCCTCAAACTCAAAAATGGATTTGTAGACAATGCAGCATGATTTATGATCCCGTTGTTGGTGATCCTGATTCGGGAATTGCACCTGATACACCTTTTGCACAAATTCCCGATGATTGGAGTTGTCCTATTTGCGGTGCGACTAAAAAGACTTTTAACCCACTGGAAACAAAAGTTCCTGCTTAA
- a CDS encoding AI-2E family transporter, with amino-acid sequence MQTIDKLPRWLSIGLAFPIAILNGWLVIQVIQYFQPLVSVISVAILLAFVLDYPIKFFHKRGVPRNLAIVGVLLIAVVILGAVGVILVPLIFQQLNELVNILPVWIDSGTKQLQVFLNWAATQQDLPVNISGLATQLLERISSQFQSFTGKILSFAFDTIGFLVNLLLAVVLTIYLTLNGEKLWSGIYQWFPSNISTKVRELLKEDFQNYFIGQATLGAILAVTVTLAFVALRIPLALLFGIGIGIFSLFPFGTGIGIGIVSLLVALENFWEGVEVAAIAVTIDQINSNIVAPRILGNLTGLNPVWVVISLLIGAKLGGVLGLLVAIPIASFIKDIADSWRAGELRRVEEVIETQKCEEVNTEVR; translated from the coding sequence ATGCAAACAATCGACAAATTACCAAGATGGTTAAGTATAGGTTTGGCTTTTCCTATTGCCATTCTTAACGGTTGGTTAGTAATCCAAGTTATTCAATATTTCCAACCTTTAGTCAGTGTTATTTCTGTTGCCATTTTATTAGCTTTTGTCTTGGATTATCCTATCAAATTTTTTCATAAACGCGGAGTACCACGTAACTTAGCAATTGTGGGAGTTTTACTGATAGCAGTAGTAATTTTGGGGGCTGTAGGCGTAATTTTAGTACCCTTAATTTTTCAACAACTCAATGAATTAGTTAATATTCTCCCAGTTTGGATTGATTCGGGAACTAAACAATTACAAGTTTTTCTGAATTGGGCAGCTACACAACAAGATCTACCAGTTAATATCAGTGGTTTAGCTACACAGTTATTGGAAAGAATTTCTAGTCAATTTCAATCTTTTACCGGTAAGATTCTTAGTTTTGCATTTGATACTATTGGATTTTTAGTTAATTTACTATTAGCAGTAGTTTTAACTATTTATTTAACCTTAAATGGTGAAAAATTATGGAGTGGGATTTATCAATGGTTTCCCTCCAATATTAGCACCAAAGTAAGAGAATTACTCAAAGAGGATTTTCAGAATTATTTTATCGGTCAAGCAACATTAGGAGCGATTTTAGCAGTGACAGTTACTTTGGCATTTGTAGCGTTAAGAATTCCTTTAGCTTTGTTGTTTGGAATAGGTATTGGTATTTTCTCTCTTTTCCCTTTTGGAACTGGAATAGGTATTGGTATTGTGAGTTTATTGGTAGCGTTAGAAAATTTTTGGGAAGGGGTAGAAGTTGCAGCGATAGCGGTAACAATTGACCAAATTAATTCTAATATTGTTGCACCAAGGATTTTGGGTAATTTGACCGGTTTAAATCCTGTTTGGGTGGTGATTTCTTTGTTAATTGGTGCGAAGTTAGGCGGCGTTTTGGGTTTGTTGGTGGCTATTCCTATCGCTAGTTTTATTAAAGATATTGCTGATAGTTGGCGGGCGGGTGAGTTGAGAAGGGTTGAGGAGGTAATTGAAACCCAGAAGTGCGAGGAGGTTAACACGGAGGTTCGCTGA
- a CDS encoding transposase family protein → MFYLTKMPTFDVLGLHFGIWKTEAKDTFHYWLEI, encoded by the coding sequence TTGTTCTATTTGACGAAAATGCCAACATTTGATGTTTTAGGTTTGCATTTCGGTATATGGAAAACGGAAGCAAAGGACACATTTCATTACTGGCTAGAGATATGA
- a CDS encoding transposase family protein — protein sequence MTSPLARIEFYPQESKRLIGIKYEEFITLVALAEESHLEKQAEIEKIKIRLIASGGGRKAEMTPKEGVCLYLVKLRRKLTFEILELLFNLWRIKANSTFNYWVEILMEILPISQMKEAKKDE from the coding sequence ATGACAAGTCCCCTAGCAAGAATAGAATTCTACCCCCAGGAATCAAAAAGATTAATTGGGATTAAGTATGAAGAGTTTATCACATTAGTAGCATTAGCAGAAGAAAGCCATCTAGAGAAACAAGCAGAAATTGAAAAAATAAAAATTAGGTTAATAGCGTCTGGAGGAGGACGTAAAGCAGAAATGACCCCAAAGGAGGGAGTATGTCTATACCTAGTAAAACTGAGACGGAAGCTAACATTTGAAATTCTAGAATTACTGTTTAATCTATGGAGGATAAAAGCAAATAGCACATTTAATTATTGGGTAGAAATTCTGATGGAAATTTTACCTATCTCCCAAATGAAAGAAGCAAAAAAAGATGAGTGA
- the rph gene encoding ribonuclease PH has protein sequence MAWQRPDGRNSYELRPLSFYSNFTRFASGSVLAKCGDTQVLCTVSVSDSVPKFLNGTGKGWLTAEYRMLPSATQKRQERELLKLSGRTQEIQRLIGRSLRAALDFEVLGERTLIIDADVLQADAGTRTTAITGSFVALAHAISQMLQQGVLERSPLCRQVAAVSVGLLAGEAFLDLNYIEDVAATVDFNVVMNQNLEIIEVQGTAEEGSFNRQQLNKLLDVAEKGIQELLIAQRDAITNWKTLIGN, from the coding sequence ATGGCTTGGCAGCGTCCCGATGGACGAAATTCTTACGAACTTCGTCCCTTAAGTTTTTATTCTAATTTCACCCGCTTTGCTTCTGGTTCAGTTTTGGCTAAATGTGGTGATACGCAGGTACTTTGTACTGTTAGCGTCTCTGATAGTGTGCCTAAGTTCTTAAATGGGACTGGTAAAGGTTGGTTGACGGCTGAGTATAGGATGTTACCATCGGCTACTCAAAAACGACAGGAAAGGGAATTATTGAAATTATCGGGACGAACACAAGAAATCCAACGTTTAATTGGACGCAGTTTAAGAGCAGCTTTAGATTTTGAGGTGTTGGGAGAACGGACGCTGATTATAGATGCTGATGTGTTGCAAGCTGACGCTGGGACAAGAACAACAGCAATTACAGGCAGTTTTGTAGCTTTAGCTCATGCTATTTCTCAAATGTTGCAGCAGGGAGTTTTAGAGCGATCACCTCTGTGTCGACAAGTGGCAGCAGTTTCAGTTGGCTTATTGGCAGGAGAAGCATTTTTGGATCTTAATTACATTGAAGATGTAGCTGCCACCGTCGATTTTAACGTAGTTATGAATCAAAACTTGGAAATTATAGAAGTCCAGGGAACAGCAGAGGAAGGTAGTTTTAACCGTCAGCAATTGAATAAGTTGCTGGATGTTGCCGAAAAAGGAATTCAGGAATTATTAATTGCTCAACGGGATGCCATTACTAATTGGAAGACTCTGATAGGAAATTAG
- a CDS encoding DUF4276 family protein, with translation MVKFRWVDRRGRWKVKEIRIYIEGGGDYKNTKKLIKEGFARFLQPIADTASSPKIKWDIIIGGTYNHAFRDFKNAFKSYADTFDLSFLDGETPVKINSPWEHLKARDNWDEPVVVDDHNCHLILQTMEAWFIADIATLKKFYRQDFKENSIPKNANVEIISKDILEPTLKTATGSTTKGEYHKIKHAYKLLELLDVAKVCQASPYCDHLFTISVSKRTGLINDTERK, from the coding sequence TTGGTAAAGTTTAGATGGGTAGATAGGAGGGGTAGATGGAAGGTAAAAGAGATTAGAATTTATATAGAAGGTGGTGGAGATTATAAAAATACAAAAAAATTAATTAAGGAAGGATTTGCACGTTTTTTACAACCTATTGCTGATACCGCAAGCAGTCCAAAAATTAAATGGGATATTATTATTGGTGGTACTTATAATCATGCTTTTAGGGACTTTAAGAATGCTTTCAAATCTTATGCCGATACTTTTGATCTGTCGTTTCTTGATGGAGAAACACCTGTGAAAATAAATTCTCCTTGGGAACATTTGAAAGCTAGGGATAATTGGGATGAACCAGTAGTAGTTGATGATCATAATTGCCATTTAATACTACAAACAATGGAAGCTTGGTTTATTGCTGATATTGCAACTCTGAAAAAGTTTTATAGACAAGATTTTAAAGAAAATTCTATTCCCAAAAATGCTAATGTGGAGATTATTTCAAAAGATATTTTAGAACCTACTCTCAAAACTGCGACTGGTAGCACTACCAAGGGAGAATATCACAAAATCAAACACGCCTATAAGCTGTTAGAATTGTTAGATGTAGCTAAGGTTTGTCAAGCTTCCCCTTATTGCGATCACTTGTTTACTATATCTGTATCAAAAAGGACTGGATTAATCAACGACACTGAGAGAAAATAA
- the pgl gene encoding 6-phosphogluconolactonase: MNKTVEVLPDLPALVARALDLILSKLETAIRERGQFTIALSGGTTPKPLYEAIACSNLRWDKIHVFWGDERYVPPNHPDSNELMARVAWLDRVAIPPTNIHAIPTLSGNPSVDAAKHERHLREFFNSPPGNFPALDVILLGMGDDAHTASLFPHSEALKVSDRLVTVGNKDDNLRITFTYPLINAARNVIFLAAGANKRPALAQVFAPVADDFAYPSRLIKPQGKLLWLLDAAAGLELRP; the protein is encoded by the coding sequence ATGAACAAAACGGTTGAAGTTTTACCGGATCTGCCTGCGCTGGTAGCACGGGCCCTAGATTTGATCCTGTCCAAATTGGAAACTGCTATTCGGGAACGGGGGCAATTTACTATTGCTTTATCTGGTGGCACCACACCCAAGCCCTTGTACGAAGCAATAGCCTGTTCAAACCTGCGTTGGGATAAAATTCATGTGTTCTGGGGAGATGAACGTTATGTACCACCAAATCATCCTGATAGCAATGAATTGATGGCACGTGTTGCATGGCTAGACCGCGTAGCTATCCCCCCAACGAATATTCACGCCATACCAACTTTATCAGGCAATCCATCAGTAGATGCTGCTAAACATGAACGGCATCTACGAGAATTTTTCAATTCTCCACCGGGAAACTTTCCTGCTTTGGATGTAATTTTACTAGGAATGGGTGATGATGCCCATACTGCATCTTTGTTTCCCCACTCAGAAGCTCTGAAAGTGAGCGATCGCTTGGTAACTGTGGGTAATAAAGATGATAATCTTCGTATCACTTTCACTTACCCATTGATCAACGCTGCACGGAATGTAATTTTCTTAGCTGCTGGTGCTAATAAACGACCTGCTTTAGCTCAAGTTTTTGCACCAGTCGCTGATGATTTTGCTTATCCATCCCGCTTAATTAAACCCCAAGGAAAATTGTTATGGCTGCTAGATGCAGCCGCAGGTTTGGAACTCAGACCCTAA
- the mutS gene encoding DNA mismatch repair protein MutS produces the protein MTTPTPEHNQPNTPLRDTKLVEDRSKLSKMYQHYVEMKDKYPHALLLYRVGDFFETFFQDAVTVSRELELVLTSKHGGELGRIAMTGVPHHAWERYTTLLVEKGYAVVICDQVEDSSEAVGLVKREVTRILTPGTLLEEGMLQTSRNNYLAAVVIAVNHWGLAYADISTGEFLTCEGSDLEHLTQELMRLQPSEVLFPTNAPDLGTLLRPGETSPSLPQCLPPTFCYSLRSQLPFSQSEARSKLLQKFKLRSLEGLGCEHLPLAVRAAGGLLEYIEDTQKQNPVPLQLLHTYSLTDYLIVDHQTRRNLEITQTVRDGTFHGSLLWALNRTTTAMGGRALRRWLLQPLLDIKGIRARQYTIQELCENTPLRQDLRRLLRKIYDLERLTGRAGSGTANARDLMALADSFSSLPELSRIVEDARSPFLKALQKVPPVLEELAERLQAHIVESPPIHLKEGSLIRPGINPLLDERKATVEADQKWIANLEVDERARTRIPTLKVGFNKTFGYYISISRSKSDQVPDNYIRKQTLTNEERYITPDLKEREARILTARDDLNQLEYEIFAALRDEVGSHAETIRNISHAVAAADVLCGLAELAVHQGYCCPEMVEGWEIEVIDGRHPVVEQSLPAGFFVPNSTTLGTGNEPTNHQSPDLVILTGPNASGKSCYLRQVGLIQLMAQVGSFVPARSAKLGVCDRIFTRVGAVDDLATGQSTFMVEMNETANILNHATVKSLVLLDEIGRGTATFDGLSIAWAVAEYLAVEIKSRTIFATHYHELNELASIVSNVANYQVTVKELPDQIIFLHQVQPGGADKSYGIEAGRLAGLPTVVIKRAKQVMGQIEKHSKIAVGLREGL, from the coding sequence ATGACGACTCCGACACCAGAACACAATCAACCAAATACACCTCTTAGGGATACGAAACTGGTAGAAGACCGCAGCAAGCTGAGTAAGATGTATCAGCACTATGTAGAAATGAAGGATAAATATCCTCATGCGTTGCTACTATATCGCGTCGGTGATTTTTTTGAAACATTTTTCCAAGACGCTGTAACCGTATCCAGAGAATTAGAATTAGTTTTAACCAGTAAACATGGTGGTGAGCTTGGTCGTATTGCTATGACTGGTGTACCTCATCACGCTTGGGAACGCTACACAACTCTACTCGTAGAAAAAGGTTACGCTGTGGTGATTTGTGACCAAGTTGAAGATTCATCGGAAGCAGTGGGTTTGGTAAAACGCGAAGTAACCCGCATCCTTACCCCTGGGACTTTGTTGGAAGAAGGAATGCTACAAACAAGTCGCAATAATTATTTGGCGGCTGTGGTAATTGCTGTCAATCATTGGGGGTTGGCTTATGCAGATATATCAACTGGAGAATTTCTCACCTGTGAAGGTAGTGATTTAGAACACTTGACCCAAGAGTTAATGCGATTGCAACCATCGGAAGTGTTGTTTCCTACCAACGCCCCCGATTTAGGTACTTTACTGCGTCCAGGGGAAACTTCGCCATCTCTTCCCCAATGTTTACCACCTACATTTTGTTACAGTTTGCGATCGCAACTTCCCTTTTCTCAATCCGAAGCTAGAAGTAAATTATTGCAGAAATTCAAACTGCGATCGCTCGAAGGCTTAGGTTGTGAACATCTTCCCCTCGCAGTTCGCGCTGCTGGTGGACTTTTGGAATATATCGAAGATACCCAAAAACAAAACCCCGTTCCTCTGCAACTATTACACACCTACAGCCTAACCGATTATCTTATCGTTGACCACCAAACCCGACGTAACTTAGAAATTACCCAAACCGTGCGCGATGGCACATTTCACGGTTCTTTGTTATGGGCTTTAAACCGCACTACTACCGCCATGGGTGGACGAGCCTTAAGAAGATGGTTGTTACAACCGCTACTTGATATTAAAGGCATTCGAGCGCGACAATATACCATTCAAGAATTATGTGAAAATACTCCTTTACGTCAGGATTTACGGAGATTATTACGGAAGATCTATGATTTAGAACGTTTAACAGGTCGTGCAGGTTCAGGAACAGCCAATGCACGGGATTTAATGGCTTTAGCTGATTCTTTCTCTAGTTTACCTGAATTATCTCGTATAGTAGAAGATGCGCGCTCGCCATTCTTGAAAGCTTTGCAAAAAGTACCACCTGTACTAGAGGAACTAGCAGAAAGGTTACAGGCTCACATCGTAGAATCACCACCAATCCATCTCAAAGAAGGTAGTTTGATTCGCCCCGGGATCAACCCGCTTTTAGATGAAAGAAAAGCTACTGTAGAAGCGGATCAAAAATGGATTGCAAATCTAGAAGTTGATGAAAGAGCGAGAACAAGAATCCCGACTTTAAAGGTAGGATTTAATAAAACCTTTGGCTACTATATTAGTATTTCTCGTTCCAAATCTGACCAAGTACCTGATAATTACATCCGTAAGCAAACTCTGACGAACGAGGAACGATACATTACTCCAGACCTGAAAGAACGAGAAGCGCGGATTCTCACAGCGCGAGATGACTTAAATCAGTTGGAATATGAGATTTTCGCTGCTTTGCGGGATGAAGTCGGTTCTCACGCGGAAACCATTCGTAATATTTCCCATGCGGTAGCTGCTGCTGATGTATTATGCGGATTAGCTGAGTTAGCGGTACATCAAGGTTACTGTTGTCCGGAAATGGTGGAAGGATGGGAAATTGAGGTTATTGATGGTCGTCATCCAGTAGTGGAACAATCTTTACCAGCGGGGTTTTTTGTTCCTAACTCGACAACATTGGGGACTGGGAATGAACCTACTAATCACCAATCACCTGATTTAGTCATTCTCACAGGGCCGAATGCGAGTGGCAAGAGTTGTTATTTACGTCAAGTGGGGTTAATTCAGTTGATGGCGCAGGTTGGTAGTTTTGTGCCAGCGCGTTCTGCTAAGTTGGGAGTGTGCGATCGCATTTTTACCCGTGTAGGTGCTGTAGACGATTTAGCAACAGGTCAATCTACATTTATGGTAGAAATGAATGAAACTGCAAATATTCTCAATCATGCAACTGTTAAATCATTAGTTTTATTAGATGAAATTGGCCGTGGAACAGCAACATTTGATGGTCTTTCAATAGCTTGGGCTGTAGCAGAATATTTAGCAGTAGAGATTAAATCTCGGACAATTTTTGCAACTCACTATCATGAATTAAATGAATTAGCGAGTATTGTTTCTAATGTGGCTAATTATCAAGTTACCGTGAAAGAATTACCTGATCAAATTATCTTTTTACATCAAGTTCAGCCAGGTGGTGCTGATAAATCCTATGGTATTGAAGCAGGAAGATTAGCAGGTTTACCCACGGTGGTAATCAAGCGTGCAAAACAAGTAATGGGACAAATTGAAAAACATAGTAAAATTGCTGTGGGTTTGCGTGAAGGACTGTAA